Genomic segment of bacterium:
AAAAATAGTATTCCTTTTTGCGTCAGGACTCTTTCAATCTCTTGTATTCCTTTTTTTGCCTCTTTAATTAAGATATGGTCTAAAGTTCCCAGACAGATAACCACATCAAAATATTCTGAAGGATATGGTATTTGGGTTAGTGTATTTTTTTTTAGTTCTGCGGTTAGACCTTCCTGGTTTAACCAATTTTGTGTAATCTGGAGTGATTTTTGTGAAATGTCTATTCCATAGACATTAAAGCCTTTTTTGGCTAAATAGATGAGGTGTCTTCCATTACCACAGCCTAAATCTAAGATGCGGTTCACTTTTCTTTGTTTTCTTTCAATCTCTTTCGCCACAAATTGAACCAGGCACTCACCCGGAACCCACATAACATAAGTTCCATCGCCGTAGAATTTATCCCAGGTTTCTTCAAATTTATAATGTTCCATATTTGTAACTATTCAACCACAGATGGGCAGGGATGAAATACTGATTTTAATTTTTGGTAACCGTTCACTTAATCCTTTACCGCAGAGACGCAAGAGTTCGCAGAGAGGAAAATATCTTTTTTTTCGTGTTTTTCGCTGTTTAAAAAGGCTTAAAAACAGTTAGTTAAAAGTAAGTATTAAAAGATTAATAAACAACGAAAGACCCGAAATGCACAAAAAAAAGAAATTTCTGTCTCTGGTGAATAGATTTTAATTTTTTTCTCTGCGTCTTTGTGGCATCTTGCGGTGAACGGTTACTGTAATTTTACTCCTCTCCTCCTGAGTCAATGCGTCCAATTATTTGTGTTGCTATGCGAGTTCCGAT
This window contains:
- a CDS encoding class I SAM-dependent methyltransferase, giving the protein MEHYKFEETWDKFYGDGTYVMWVPGECLVQFVAKEIERKQRKVNRILDLGCGNGRHLIYLAKKGFNVYGIDISQKSLQITQNWLNQEGLTAELKKNTLTQIPYPSEYFDVVICLGTLDHILIKEAKKGIQEIERVLTQKGILFLALRSDRDTECGKGEEIEEKTFLLPGDVEGNLPQHFFSLNEIKELLVNFEITDLECRERLMGLDLSKKDSRWIITAQKL